GGGGTCGCCGAGGGCGGCGAGGCGGTCGGGGACGGTGGCGATGGTGAGATCCGCCGGGACGACGGTTTCGAGGGCGTCCCAGGAGATCGGGGTGGAGACCTGGGCGCCGACCTTGGGCCGTACGCACCAGGCGCCGAATACCGTTTTGTGCGGGGCGTTCTGGTTGTAGTCGATGAATACGCGTTGTCCGCGTTGTTCTTTCCACCATTGGGCGGTGATGAGGTCGGGGTGGCGGCGTTCGAGTTCGCGGGCGAGCGCTACGGCGGCGGCGCGTACTTGGTAACCGTCCCAGAGTGGTTCGAGCAGTGCGTAGATGTGCAGGCCGCGGGATCCTGAGGTTTTGACGCGGGCGTCGATGCCGAGTTCGGCGAGCAGGTCGCGGGTGAGGACGGCGACGTGGCGGAGGTCGTCGAAGCCGATGCCGGGGGAGGGGTCGAGGTCGATGCGTAGTTCGTCGCTGATGTCGAGGTCGCCGATCTCGCCTTCGGTGCGGGCCGGGACTCCGCCTGCGGGAATGTGATTGGGCCAGACGTGGAATCCGAGGCAGCCGAGGTTGACGGCCCACAGCAGGTGGGCGAGGTTCGCGGCGACGAGGGCGTCGCTGGTGGTGCCGTTGGGGGTGGAGACCTGGACGGTCTGCAGCCAGTCGGGTACCGATTTGGGGACGCGTTTCTGGAACCAGGATTTGCCGCCGGCACCGTCGGGATAGCGTTCGAGCAGTACGG
The genomic region above belongs to Nocardia spumae and contains:
- a CDS encoding DNA polymerase domain-containing protein, whose product is MSEALDIDTDGVTVRITNPAKVYFSTRGETKLDLVRYYQAVAEPIMRTLGNRPVLLERYPDGAGGKSWFQKRVPKSVPDWLQTVQVSTPNGTTSDALVAANLAHLLWAVNLGCLGFHVWPNHIPAGGVPARTEGEIGDLDISDELRIDLDPSPGIGFDDLRHVAVLTRDLLAELGIDARVKTSGSRGLHIYALLEPLWDGYQVRAAAVALARELERRHPDLITAQWWKEQRGQRVFIDYNQNAPHKTVFGAWCVRPKVGAQVSTPISWDALETVVPADLTIATVPDRLAALGDPWAERTPQSIQPLLEMSRRDFDSGLLDAPWPPQYPKMPNEPPRVQPSRARTPS